A DNA window from Shewanella baltica contains the following coding sequences:
- the aguA gene encoding agmatine deiminase, translating to MTNANVDATPLTTKPSQDGFHMPAEWAAQQAVWMIWPHRPDNWRSAGAYAQATFAKVADAIGGATPVYMGVPKAFLAEAQKVMPSHVTLVEMDSNDCWARDTGPTVVINAEGECRGVDWGFNAWGGHNGGLYFPWDKDEQVAQQMLKQHGFARYSAPLILEGGSIHVDGEGTCMTSAECLLNANRNPDLTKEQIEDLLRDYLNVKQFIWLQDGVYMDETDGHIDNMCCFARPGEVILHWTDDETDPQYPRSKAALDVLQNTVDAQGRKLKIHLLPQPGPLYCTEEESLGVTEGTGVPRTAGERLAGSYVNFLITNNRIVFPLLDPATDDIAAQKLQEIFPEYEIVGVPAREILLGGGNIHCITQQIPSGK from the coding sequence ATGACAAACGCGAATGTGGATGCCACGCCGTTAACGACTAAGCCATCTCAAGATGGTTTCCACATGCCCGCCGAATGGGCAGCGCAGCAAGCGGTGTGGATGATTTGGCCACATCGTCCTGACAACTGGCGCTCTGCTGGGGCTTATGCTCAAGCGACCTTTGCTAAAGTGGCCGATGCCATTGGTGGAGCGACGCCCGTGTATATGGGTGTACCTAAAGCCTTTTTAGCTGAAGCTCAAAAAGTGATGCCATCGCACGTCACTTTGGTCGAAATGGACAGTAACGATTGCTGGGCGCGTGACACTGGTCCAACAGTGGTCATTAATGCCGAGGGCGAATGCCGTGGCGTTGACTGGGGCTTTAACGCTTGGGGCGGCCATAACGGTGGTTTGTACTTCCCATGGGATAAGGACGAACAAGTTGCACAGCAAATGCTTAAGCAACATGGGTTTGCCCGTTACAGCGCGCCGCTGATCCTCGAAGGGGGTTCTATCCATGTTGACGGTGAAGGCACCTGTATGACGAGTGCCGAATGTTTACTCAACGCCAACCGCAACCCAGATCTGACGAAAGAACAAATTGAAGACTTACTGCGTGACTATTTGAATGTTAAGCAGTTTATCTGGTTGCAAGATGGTGTGTATATGGATGAGACCGATGGTCATATCGACAACATGTGCTGTTTTGCTCGCCCAGGCGAAGTGATTTTGCACTGGACTGATGATGAAACCGATCCCCAGTATCCGCGCTCAAAAGCTGCGCTAGATGTGCTGCAAAATACCGTGGATGCACAAGGCCGTAAGTTAAAAATCCATCTGTTGCCACAACCGGGGCCGCTGTATTGCACCGAAGAGGAATCACTGGGCGTGACAGAAGGCACTGGCGTGCCACGCACGGCGGGTGAGCGCTTAGCGGGTTCTTATGTGAACTTTTTAATCACCAATAATCGTATCGTTTTCCCGCTACTTGATCCTGCCACCGACGATATCGCCGCGCAAAAACTGCAGGAAATTTTCCCCGAGTATGAGATTGTCGGTGTGCCAGCCCGCGAAATCCTATTAGGTGGTGGCAATATCCATTGTATTACCCAACAGATCCCCTCTGGAAAGTAA
- the mazG gene encoding nucleoside triphosphate pyrophosphohydrolase, whose protein sequence is MTSHSAPLTSFSTSGLSATSLSATDVEPLLKIMEKLRDPQTGCPWDKAQTFQTIVPFTLEEAYEVADTIERLAWDELPDELGDLLFQIVFYCQLGKEQGLFDFATVIEKISDKLTRRHPHVFGEQNPQIGDSAQAMKANWEAIKATEREQKAQQVAGEIQADTVVSALDNIPRTQPALSRSIKIQQRVARVGFDWAELEPVVAKIQEEIDEVLHEVNQPEQDQAKVQSEMGDLLFAVVNLARHLKVDPEQALRQANLKFERRFRGVEQLAIESGKSMQEHTLMELDAYWDQVKATETR, encoded by the coding sequence ATGACTTCCCACTCTGCGCCATTAACTTCATTTTCGACCTCGGGACTTTCTGCAACGAGCCTTTCTGCTACAGATGTAGAGCCGCTGCTTAAGATAATGGAAAAACTGCGCGACCCACAAACAGGTTGCCCGTGGGATAAAGCACAAACGTTTCAAACCATAGTGCCTTTTACCTTAGAGGAAGCCTATGAGGTTGCCGATACCATAGAGCGCTTAGCCTGGGATGAGTTACCCGATGAACTTGGGGATTTATTATTTCAAATCGTATTCTATTGTCAGCTTGGTAAAGAGCAGGGGTTGTTTGATTTTGCTACTGTGATTGAGAAAATCAGCGACAAGTTGACCCGCCGTCATCCCCATGTGTTTGGTGAGCAAAATCCGCAAATAGGCGATAGCGCTCAAGCGATGAAAGCCAATTGGGAGGCGATTAAAGCGACTGAACGCGAACAAAAGGCGCAGCAAGTGGCGGGTGAAATCCAAGCTGACACTGTGGTTTCTGCGTTAGATAATATTCCGCGTACCCAACCTGCGCTGTCGCGCTCAATCAAAATTCAGCAAAGGGTGGCGCGAGTCGGTTTCGATTGGGCCGAACTTGAACCCGTGGTCGCTAAAATTCAAGAAGAAATCGATGAAGTCTTACATGAAGTGAATCAACCCGAGCAAGATCAAGCGAAAGTGCAGTCCGAAATGGGCGACTTGCTATTTGCCGTGGTGAATCTAGCCCGTCATCTTAAGGTCGACCCAGAGCAAGCGTTGCGTCAAGCCAACCTTAAATTTGAACGCCGTTTTCGCGGCGTAGAGCAGTTGGCGATTGAGAGCGGTAAAAGCATGCAAGAGCACACATTAATGGAGCTTGATGCCTATTGGGACCAAGTAAAAGCGACTGAGACGAGATAA
- a CDS encoding DUF1852 domain-containing protein: MNKHFTFTINSICLDENYHPSDKTRITTNFANLARGSHRQANLRNALKMIDNSFNALAHWDNPKGDRYSVELEIISVNLDIDGSGQTFPSIEILKTNIVDHKTNKRIEGIVGNNFSSYVRDYDFSVLLAEHNKGQAKFSIPDDFGGLHGKLFQSFVNSDAYKQNFNKPPVICLSVSDNKTYHRIENQHPVLGVEYQPNESSLTEQYFKKMGLQVRYFMPPNSVAPLAFYFFGDLLNDYTHLELISTISTMGTFQKIYRPEIYNANAVAGKCYQPNLKNLDHSLTQIVYDRAERSQLANEQGKFAAEYFIKPYQKFFEQWSANFV, from the coding sequence ATGAATAAGCATTTTACATTTACGATTAACAGCATTTGTCTTGATGAAAATTATCATCCCTCAGACAAGACGCGTATCACCACCAACTTTGCTAATTTGGCCAGAGGCAGTCATCGCCAAGCGAACTTACGCAACGCGTTAAAGATGATTGATAATAGCTTTAATGCCTTAGCGCATTGGGATAACCCCAAAGGCGATCGTTATAGCGTCGAGCTGGAAATTATCTCCGTTAATCTGGATATTGACGGCAGTGGTCAAACCTTCCCATCGATTGAAATTTTGAAAACCAATATTGTTGATCATAAAACCAATAAGCGCATTGAAGGCATTGTTGGCAATAACTTTTCATCCTACGTACGCGATTATGACTTTAGCGTATTACTGGCAGAACATAATAAGGGCCAAGCCAAATTTAGTATTCCAGATGATTTTGGTGGTCTACATGGCAAGCTATTTCAGTCTTTTGTTAATTCTGATGCTTATAAACAGAATTTTAATAAGCCACCTGTTATCTGTCTCAGTGTTTCGGATAATAAAACCTACCATAGAATTGAGAATCAGCATCCCGTATTAGGGGTTGAATATCAGCCAAATGAATCCTCTTTAACTGAGCAATATTTCAAAAAAATGGGCTTACAGGTGCGTTATTTTATGCCACCCAATAGCGTGGCGCCGTTAGCTTTTTATTTCTTTGGTGATTTACTCAATGATTACACCCATCTTGAGTTGATAAGCACCATCAGCACTATGGGAACTTTTCAAAAAATCTATCGCCCTGAGATTTATAATGCCAATGCTGTTGCAGGGAAATGCTATCAACCCAATTTGAAAAATCTGGATCATTCACTGACTCAAATTGTTTATGATCGAGCAGAACGTAGCCAATTGGCTAATGAGCAAGGCAAATTTGCCGCGGAGTACTTTATCAAACCCTACCAAAAGTTTTTTGAACAATGGTCTGCTAATTTCGTTTAG
- a CDS encoding amidase, whose protein sequence is MFEVTEVSIAELRAALESGRTTAVELVKSYLARVEAYDGPATKTKLNALVVHNPDALKEAEASDARRARGETLSPLEGITYTAKDSYLVKGLTAASGSPAFKDLVAQYDAFAVERLRAAGAICLGKTNMPPMANGGMQRGHYGRAESPYNAEYLTAPFASGSSNGAGTGTAASYSSFGLAEETWSSGRGPASNNGLCAYTPSRGVISVRGNWPLTPTMDVVVPYTRTMADMLEVLDVIVADDPITRGDLWRLQPWVEIPKASSVRPASYLELAAQADTLKGKRFGVPRMYINKDELAGTSENPGIGGPTGQRIHTRQSVIDLWEAARKALEAAGAEVIEVDFPLVSNCEGDRPGAPTVFNRGIVTPQFLHDELWELSGWAFDEFLRANNDPKLNKLADVVGHLIFPHDLGTLPNREGDLAAGMEEYVNMAKRGLKSYDQIDSIPDGLRGLEKTRKLDLEDWMDRLKLDAVLFPTVADVGPADAHVNPASADIAWSNGVWVANGNLAIRHLGVPTVTVPMGVMADIGMPVGLTFAGRAYDDNNLLKFAGAFESTGERRMIPPRTPKLGE, encoded by the coding sequence ATGTTTGAAGTCACAGAAGTTTCTATTGCCGAGCTGCGTGCAGCGCTCGAATCTGGCCGCACCACAGCAGTTGAGCTGGTGAAGTCTTATCTCGCACGGGTTGAGGCGTATGACGGCCCAGCTACGAAGACTAAGCTCAATGCGTTAGTGGTGCACAATCCCGATGCACTCAAAGAAGCCGAGGCGTCAGATGCGCGCCGCGCCCGTGGTGAAACCTTAAGCCCACTTGAGGGAATTACGTATACCGCCAAAGACAGCTATTTGGTGAAGGGACTGACGGCGGCGTCTGGCAGCCCAGCCTTTAAGGATTTAGTGGCCCAGTACGATGCCTTCGCCGTTGAGCGCCTACGCGCCGCGGGTGCCATATGCTTAGGCAAAACCAATATGCCACCCATGGCCAATGGCGGTATGCAGCGTGGTCACTATGGCCGCGCTGAAAGCCCATACAATGCTGAGTATCTTACTGCACCATTCGCTTCTGGCTCTTCCAATGGCGCTGGCACGGGCACAGCGGCGAGCTACTCATCATTTGGCCTAGCCGAAGAGACTTGGTCGAGTGGCCGTGGTCCGGCATCGAACAACGGTTTGTGTGCCTATACGCCGTCACGGGGCGTGATTTCCGTGCGCGGTAACTGGCCGTTAACGCCGACCATGGATGTAGTGGTGCCTTATACCCGCACTATGGCAGATATGCTCGAAGTGCTTGATGTGATTGTAGCTGACGATCCTATCACCCGTGGCGATCTCTGGCGTCTGCAACCTTGGGTCGAAATTCCTAAAGCATCAAGCGTCCGTCCAGCATCTTATCTGGAGCTTGCCGCTCAAGCCGACACGCTTAAAGGTAAGCGTTTTGGCGTGCCGCGCATGTACATCAATAAGGATGAATTGGCGGGAACCAGCGAAAATCCTGGTATCGGTGGCCCAACGGGTCAACGTATTCATACCCGCCAATCGGTTATCGATTTGTGGGAAGCGGCACGTAAAGCCTTAGAAGCTGCTGGCGCAGAAGTGATTGAAGTTGATTTTCCGCTGGTTTCCAATTGCGAAGGTGACCGCCCCGGCGCGCCGACCGTGTTTAACCGTGGCATAGTCACGCCCCAATTCCTCCATGATGAATTATGGGAACTCTCGGGTTGGGCATTCGATGAATTCCTGCGTGCTAACAATGACCCTAAACTCAACAAACTTGCTGATGTTGTTGGGCATTTGATTTTTCCCCACGACTTAGGCACCTTGCCAAATCGTGAAGGTGACTTAGCGGCAGGCATGGAAGAGTATGTGAACATGGCTAAGCGTGGTCTTAAATCCTATGACCAGATCGACAGTATTCCCGATGGTCTGCGTGGCTTAGAGAAGACCCGTAAGCTAGATCTCGAAGACTGGATGGACAGGCTAAAGCTTGATGCAGTGCTGTTCCCAACCGTGGCAGATGTAGGCCCAGCCGATGCGCATGTGAATCCGGCTTCAGCCGATATCGCTTGGAGTAACGGGGTTTGGGTAGCAAACGGAAACCTCGCGATTCGTCACTTAGGGGTACCGACTGTGACTGTGCCTATGGGCGTGATGGCCGATATTGGCATGCCAGTGGGGTTAACCTTCGCGGGCCGTGCCTATGACGATAATAACCTGCTTAAATTTGCAGGTGCGTTCGAGTCGACAGGTGAAAGGCGCATGATCCCGCCGCGCACGCCAAAGCTTGGTGAATAA
- a CDS encoding methionine synthase, which yields MTTLLNKTPLNKTLLNQTLLPTSTAGSLPKPVWLAEPQTLWSPWKLQGEELIAGKHDALRLSLQDQLHAGIDIVSDGEQTRQHFVTTFIEHLNGVDFSKRKTVKIRDRYDASVPTVVGPVSRQKSVFVEDAKFLRKQTTQPIKWALPGPMTMIDTLYDDHYKSREKLAWEFAKILNEEAKELEAAGVDIIQFDEPAFNVFFDEVNEWGIACLERAIEGLKCETAVHICYGYGIKANTDWKKTLGSEWRQYEEAFPKLQKSNIDIISLECHNSHVPMELLELIRGKKVMVGAIDVATDTIETAEEVADTLRKALKFVDADKLYPCTNCGMTPLSHQVARGKLNALSAGAEIVRKELLGLR from the coding sequence ATGACAACACTACTTAATAAAACACCGCTTAACAAAACATTGCTTAACCAAACCCTGTTACCGACTTCAACGGCAGGCAGTTTGCCTAAACCTGTGTGGCTGGCAGAGCCTCAAACACTTTGGTCTCCTTGGAAATTACAAGGCGAGGAATTAATTGCCGGTAAACACGATGCACTGCGTTTGTCATTACAGGATCAACTACACGCAGGGATTGATATTGTCAGTGATGGCGAGCAAACGCGGCAGCATTTTGTCACTACCTTTATTGAGCACCTCAACGGCGTTGATTTTTCAAAACGTAAAACCGTGAAAATTCGTGATCGCTATGATGCGAGCGTGCCCACGGTTGTTGGCCCTGTGAGTCGCCAAAAGTCTGTGTTTGTTGAAGATGCTAAATTTTTACGCAAGCAAACTACGCAACCAATTAAATGGGCGCTGCCTGGCCCAATGACCATGATAGATACGCTTTATGATGACCATTATAAAAGTCGCGAAAAGCTCGCGTGGGAATTTGCCAAAATTCTTAATGAGGAAGCCAAAGAATTAGAAGCGGCGGGGGTTGATATTATCCAATTTGATGAGCCTGCCTTTAATGTGTTTTTTGATGAGGTAAACGAGTGGGGCATTGCCTGTTTAGAGCGAGCCATTGAAGGGCTTAAATGCGAAACGGCGGTGCATATTTGTTATGGTTATGGCATCAAAGCCAATACAGATTGGAAAAAAACCTTAGGGTCAGAGTGGCGCCAATATGAAGAAGCATTTCCTAAACTGCAAAAGTCTAATATCGATATCATCTCGCTAGAATGTCACAACTCCCATGTGCCAATGGAGCTACTTGAACTCATTCGCGGTAAGAAAGTCATGGTCGGCGCGATTGATGTTGCCACCGACACGATTGAAACCGCAGAGGAAGTGGCTGACACCCTACGAAAAGCCCTTAAATTTGTCGATGCCGACAAGCTCTATCCTTGTACCAACTGCGGCATGACGCCTTTATCTCATCAAGTCGCAAGAGGTAAACTCAATGCTTTAAGTGCAGGCGCAGAGATCGTCAGAAAAGAACTCTTGGGATTAAGATAA
- a CDS encoding CTP synthase, which yields MTTRYIFVTGGVVSSLGKGIAAASLAAILEARGLNVTIMKLDPYINVDPGTMSPTQHGEVFVTEDGAETDLDLGHYERFIRTKMNRRNNFTTGRIYEEVLRKERRGDYLGATIQVIPHITNAIKEKVLAGGEGHDVAIVEIGGTVGDIESLPFLESIRQLGVELGRDRTLFMHLTLVPFLGAAGEVKTKPTQHSVKELRSIGIAPDVLVCRGDRAIPANEKAKISLFCNVEERAVISLKDVDSIYKIPALLRSQGLDDLVVKRFGLECREADLSEWENVIYQEANPNGEVVIGMVGKYIELPDAYKSVNEALKHAGLKNRVSVTIKYIDSQTVEAKGEEVLQGLDGILVPGGFGERGVEGKILAAKFARENNLPYFGICLGMQVALIEFARNVAGMADAHSTEFNKETPFPVVGLITEWIDEEGNVEQRHEASDLGGTMRLGAQLCHLLDGSKAAQAYKGNSCVERHRHRYEVNNKYRERLEQAGMIFSGLSSDRKLVEMIELKDHPWFVAGQFHPEFTSTPRDGHPLFEGFIAAASAHQKRDLK from the coding sequence ATGACTACAAGGTATATCTTCGTTACTGGTGGCGTTGTTTCATCACTAGGTAAAGGCATTGCAGCAGCATCATTAGCTGCAATTTTAGAGGCCCGCGGTCTCAATGTAACCATCATGAAACTGGACCCTTACATTAACGTTGATCCGGGTACCATGAGCCCAACCCAACATGGCGAAGTATTTGTTACTGAAGACGGTGCAGAAACAGATCTCGACTTGGGTCACTACGAGCGTTTCATCCGTACTAAGATGAATCGTCGTAACAACTTCACTACCGGTCGTATTTACGAAGAAGTATTACGTAAAGAACGTCGTGGCGATTATTTGGGCGCAACCATTCAGGTTATCCCACACATCACTAATGCGATTAAAGAAAAAGTATTAGCAGGTGGCGAAGGCCATGATGTGGCTATCGTCGAAATCGGCGGTACTGTGGGTGATATCGAATCCTTGCCGTTCCTAGAGTCTATCCGTCAGCTCGGTGTTGAGCTGGGTCGTGATCGTACTCTTTTCATGCATTTAACCTTAGTGCCTTTCTTAGGTGCTGCTGGCGAAGTGAAAACTAAGCCAACTCAACACTCAGTGAAAGAGCTGCGTTCTATCGGTATTGCACCAGATGTGTTGGTTTGCCGTGGTGACCGTGCGATTCCTGCTAATGAAAAAGCCAAAATTTCGCTGTTCTGCAACGTCGAAGAGCGTGCGGTTATTTCATTAAAAGATGTTGATAGTATTTATAAAATCCCAGCTTTGTTACGTTCACAAGGTTTGGATGACTTAGTGGTTAAGCGTTTCGGTTTAGAATGCCGTGAAGCGGATCTGTCTGAGTGGGAAAATGTGATTTACCAAGAAGCTAATCCAAACGGCGAAGTCGTTATTGGTATGGTGGGTAAATACATTGAACTGCCAGATGCCTATAAGTCAGTTAACGAAGCATTAAAACACGCTGGCCTTAAAAACCGCGTATCAGTGACCATCAAGTACATTGACTCACAAACCGTAGAAGCCAAAGGCGAAGAAGTCTTACAGGGCTTAGACGGTATCTTAGTACCAGGCGGTTTTGGCGAGCGTGGTGTTGAAGGTAAGATACTGGCGGCAAAATTTGCCCGTGAAAACAATCTACCGTATTTCGGTATTTGTTTAGGTATGCAAGTTGCCCTGATTGAATTCGCGCGTAATGTTGCTGGCATGGCTGATGCACATTCAACTGAATTCAATAAAGAAACACCATTCCCAGTCGTGGGTTTGATCACTGAATGGATTGACGAAGAAGGTAACGTCGAGCAGCGCCATGAAGCGTCTGACTTAGGTGGCACTATGCGTTTAGGCGCTCAATTGTGTCATTTACTCGATGGTTCGAAAGCGGCTCAAGCCTACAAAGGCAATAGCTGTGTAGAACGTCACCGTCACCGTTATGAAGTGAACAACAAATACAGAGAGCGTTTAGAACAAGCTGGCATGATCTTCAGCGGTTTGTCTTCTGATCGTAAGCTGGTGGAAATGATCGAATTAAAAGATCACCCATGGTTTGTTGCAGGTCAATTCCATCCTGAGTTCACCTCAACTCCGCGCGATGGTCACCCATTGTTCGAAGGGTTTATTGCTGCGGCAAGTGCGCATCAAAAACGTGATCTGAAGTAA